A genome region from Drosophila simulans strain w501 chromosome 2R, Prin_Dsim_3.1, whole genome shotgun sequence includes the following:
- the LOC27206789 gene encoding lysozyme 1 yields the protein MAGVGEPLRDWSPLGMVRSSWSKVRVLPLLWFLFHGIPLLAIRLQPCELAGQLYILDVPKSELPLWLCIAEFESRFNTHVVGQANADGSRDYGLFQISDRYWCAPPNRTEYYAFNDCNVNCTRLLSDDITMAVQCARLIQKQQGWTAWSVYPEFCNGTLDAIDECFQPGNATDSVASDELAEVKDC from the coding sequence ATGGCCGGAGTTGGAGAGCCACTTCGTGACTGGAGCCCGCTTGGAATGGTCCGATCAAGTTGGTCGAAAGTGAGAGTACTCCCGTTGCTGTGGTTCCTGTTCCACGGGATTCCCCTGCTGGCCATTCGCCTGCAGCCCTGCGAACTAGCTGGCCAACTCTACATACTGGATGTCCCGAAATCGGAATTACCCCTATGGCTTTGTATTGCCGAATTCGAGAGCCGCTTCAACACGCACGTTGTGGGCCAGGCCAATGCGGATGGATCCCGGGACTACGGACTTTTCCAGATCAGCGATCGCTACTGGTGTGCGCCGCCGAATCGAACGGAATACTATGCATTCAACGATTGCAATGTGAATTGCACTCGACTTCTGAGCGACGACATCACCATGGCCGTCCAGTGCGCCCGGCTCATCCAGAAGCAACAGGGCTGGACGGCCTGGTCTGTCTATCCGGAGTTCTGCAATGGCACATTGGATGCCATCGATGAGTGTTTCCAGCCAGGGAACGCCACAGATTCTGTGGCCAGCGACGAGCTGGCAGAGGTCAAAGATTGTTAG
- the LOC6734321 gene encoding golgin subfamily A member 1 has protein sequence MFATLKNKIKEETGDDVVQSANQRYPGNNNNNYRLRSRRVSINSNSADDVGGGGFYNESEQLCQLRSQCNELTTKLSTVTQGLQQLQEEKTRVDKTNEILLESVRVAQTQKDIYCEEQEKIQNLQQIEIDKLKNLLSFREQESVDRMGLMRQQTQQIESLSEELERLRPIESVAEDLRDELEQLRHSTQQEKNLLTTTLAAVQEENRHLKKRMKIVEESRLESLGKLNSEQQVQALIREHKLLEQHLEEAHLQLSDIKGSWSGQNLALETQVSRLSKQVAEETTEKRKALKSRDDAIESRKQVSFELEKAKDEIKQRDDKVKLLEEEIDELSVALKECREENEQQILFERNKSQNLETEVKDLKTRLTAADDRFSEYSSNAEQVAQKLRAQVTEKQEQLDETIMQLEIEREEKMTAILRNAEIAQSEDILRQQLRLERSEAADLQERNNQLERDISETRQTLQQVNSTAQDNADKLNEFERVQLEIIEKNKTIKTLNQRLIDLKKTVQKELRSAQISTDSESHPTTTPGHRISSSSLEAFSTGDKGNCVIMDEVNFQYLKHVIVKFLTSREVEARHLVRAVSTLLQLTTEEEKLLHDTLNWKMSWFGMKPT, from the exons ATGTTTGCCACACTGAAAAACAAGATCAAGGAGGAAACCGGCGATGATGTGGTCCAATCGGCCAATCAACGTTATcccggcaacaacaacaacaattaccgGCTACGTAGTCGCCGCGTTAGCATTAATTCCAACTCAGCTGATGATGTGGGCGGTGGCGGATTCTACAATGAG TCGGAGCAACTGTGCCAGTTGCGGAGTCAGTGCAACGAGCTCACCACGAAGCTGTCCACCGTCACGCAAGgattgcagcagctgcaggaggagAAGACGCGCGTGGACAAGACCAACGAGATTCTGCTAGAGAGTGTGCGTGTGGCCCAGACGCAGAAGGACATATACtgcgaggagcaggagaagatCCAGAATCTGCAGCAAATCGAAATTGATAAGCTGAAGAATCTGCTTAGCTTTCGGGAGCAGGAGTCGGTGGATCGCATGGGCCTCATGCGCCAGCAGACCCAGCAAATCGAGTCCTTGAGCGAGGAACTAGAACGGCTGCGTCCCATTGAATCCGTGGCCGAAGATCTACGCGACGAATTAGAGCAACTGCGACATTCCACACAGCAGGAGAAGAATCTGCTGACCACAACACTGGCGGCGGTACAGGAGGAGAACCGGCACCTCAAAAAGCGCATGAAGATCGTCGAAGAGTCGCGACTCGAGTCCCTGGGCAAACTGAACTCCGAGCAACAAGTGCAAGCCCTCATCCGGGAACACAAACTGCTGGAGCAGCACTTGGAGGAGGCACATCTGCAGTTGTCGGACATCAAAGGCTCGTGGAGTGGCCAGAATCTGGCGCTGGAAACCCAAGTTAGTCGTCTATCAAAGCAAGTGGCCGAAGAGACAACCGAAAAGCGTAAGGCCCTTAAATCCCGCGACGATGCCATTGAAAGCCGCAAGCAGGTTTCATTCGAACTCGAAAAAGCCAAAGATGAAATAAAGCAGCGTGACGATAAG GTCAAACTGCTGGAGGAGGAAATCGATGAACTTAGTGTGGCCCTGAAAGAGTGCCGAGAGGAGAACGAGCAGCAAATCCTCTTTGAGCGCAACAAATCT CAAAATTTGGAAACAGAGGTAAAAGATCTCAAGACTCGTCTCACGGCAGCGGATGACAGGTTCAGCGAGTACTCCTCAAATGCCGAGCAGGTGGCCCAAAAGCTACGGGCTCAGGTGACTGaaaagcaggagcagctggacgAAACCATAATGCAACTGGAAATCGAACGAGAGGAGAAAATGACTGCAATACTTCGCAATGCGGAAATCGCCCAGAGCGAAGACATTTTACGGCAGCAGTTGCGCTTGGAGCGCAGCGAGGCCGCCGACCTCCAGGAGAGGAATAATCAGCTGGAGAGGGATATATCCGAGACGCGACAAACATTGCAGCAGGTCAACAGCACAGCACAGGATAATGCCGACAAGTTGAACGAATTCGAGCGAGTTCAGTTGGAAATAATCGAAAAGAATAAG ACAATAAAAACACTGAATCAGCGTTTGATTGACTTGAAGAAAACCGTGCAAAAGGAACTACGCAGTGCGCAGATATCCACGGACAGTGAATCTCATCCGACAACGACACCAGGTCACAGAATCTCAAGCTCATCGCTGGAGGCATTTTCAACTGGCGACAAGGGAAATTGCGTCATAATGGACGAagttaattttcaatatttgaaaCACGTAATTGTTAAGTTCTTGACCAGCCGCGAG GTGGAAGCTCGTCATCTTGTTCGTGCCGTTTCCACTTTACTTCAATTGACAACCGAGGAGGAAAAGCTGCTGCACGACACATTGAATTGGAAGATGAGTTGGTTTGGCATGAAACCAACTTAA
- the LOC6734322 gene encoding low-density lipoprotein receptor-related protein 6, with protein sequence MALEPYTKSAEIEPQLCQVIDSNKDVTTKATKCAKSNSGVGWRQMLIGFLLICFGISNSWQYKNVHMPSSSSLIASPPASAFVNTPATLLFTTRHDIQVANITRPTGGPQIDVIVRDLAEAMAIDFYYAKNLVCWTDSGREIIECAQTNSSALQPLLRAPKQTVISTGLDKPEGLAIDWYTDKIYWTDGEKNRIEVATLDGRYQKVLFWTDLDQPRAVAVVPARKLLIWTDWGEYPKIERASMDGDPLSRMTLVKEHVFWPNGLAVDLKNELIYWTDGKHHFIDVMRLDGSSRRTIVNNLKYPFSLTFFDDRLYWTDWQRGSLNALDLQTRELKELIDTPKAPNSVRAWDPSLQPYEDNPCAHNNGNCSHLCLLATNSQGFSCACPTGVKLISANTCANGSQEMMFIVQRTQISKISLDSPDYTIFPLPLGKVKYAIAIDYDPVEEHIYWSDVETYTIKRAHADGTGVTDFVTSEVRHPDGLALDWLARNLYWTDTVTDRIEVCRLDGTARKVLIYEHLEEPRAIAVAPSLGWMFWSDWNERKPKVERASLDGSERVVLVSENLGWPNGIALDIEAKAIYWCDGKTDKIEVANMDGSGRRVVISDNLKHLFGLSILDDYLYWTDWQRRSIDRAHKITGNNRIVVVDQYPDLMGLKVTRLREVRGQNACAVRNGGCSHLCLNRPRDYVCRCAIDYELANDKRTCVVPAAFLLFSRQEHIGRISIEYNEGNHNDERIPFKDVRDAHALDVSVAERRIYWTDQKSKCIFRAFLNGSYVQRIVDSGLIGPDGIAVDWLANNIYWSDAEARRIEVARLDGSSRRVLLWKGVEEPRSLVLEPRRGYMYWTESPTDSIRRAAMDGSDLQTIVAGANHAAGLTFDQETRRLYWATQSRPAKIESADWDGKKRQILVGSDMDEPYAVSLYQDYVYWSDWNTGDIERVHKTTGQNRSLVHSGMTYITSLLVFNDKRQTGVNPCKVNNGGCSHLCLAQPGRRGMTCACPTHYQLAKDGVSCIPPRNYIIFSQRNSFGRLLPNTTDCPNIPLPVSGKNIRAVDYDPITHHIYWIEGRSHSIKRSLANGTKVSLLANSGQPFDLAIDIIGRLLFWTCSQSNSINVTSFLGESVGVIDTGDSEKPRNIAVHAMKRLLFWTDVGSHQAIIRARVDGNERVELAYKLEGVTALALDQQSDMIYYAHGKRIDAIDINGKNKKTLVSMHISQVINIAALGGFVYWLDDKTGVERITVNGERRSAELQRLPQITDIRAVWTPDPKVLRNHTCMHSRTKCSHICIASGEGIARTRDVCSCPKHLMLLEDKENCGAFPACGPDHFTCAAPVSGISDVNKDCIPASWRCDGQKDCPDKSDEVGCPTCRADQFSCQSGECIDKSLVCDGTTNCANGHDEADCCKRPGEFQCPINKLCISAALLCDGWENCADGADESSDICLQRRMAPATDKRAFMILIGATMITIFSIVYLLQFCRTRIGKSRTEPKDDQATDPLSPSTLSKSQRVSKIASVADAVRMSTLNSRNSMNSYDRNHITGASSSTTNGSSMVAYPINPPPSPATRSRRPYRHYKIINQPPPPTPCSTDICDESDSNYTSKSNSNNSNGGATKHSSSSAAACLQYGYDSEPYPPPPTPRSHYHSDVRIVPESSCPPSPSSRSSTYFSPLPPPPSPVQSPSRGFT encoded by the exons TTCACATGCCCAGCTCCTCATCCCTGATCGCCAGCCCGCCAGCCAGTGCGTTCGTCAATACGCCGGCCACCCTGCTCTTCACCACGCGCCACGACATCCAGGTGGCGAACATCACGAGGCCAACGGGCGGACCTCAGATCGATGTGATCGTTAGGGATCTGGCCGAGGCGATGGCCATCGATTTCTACTACGCTAAGAATCTGGTCTGCTGGACGGATTCCGGACGGGAGATCATTGAGTGTGCGCAAACGAACTCCTCCGCACTGCAGCCGCTATTGCGGGCGCCCAAGCAAACTGTGATATCCACGGGTCTGGACAAGCCCGAGGGCCTGGCCATCGACTGGTATACGGACAAGATCTACTGGACGGATGGCGAAAAGAATCGCATTGAGGTGGCCACGCTGGATGGTCGCTACCAAAAGGTGCTGTTCTGGACGGATCTGGATCAGCCGCGAGCGGTGGCCGTGGTTCCTGCTCGCAAATTGCTCATCTGGACGGATTGGGGGGAGTATCCGAAGATTGAGCGAGCCAGCATGGACGGGGATCCACTGTCACGCATGACTTTGGTCAAGGAGCATGTGTTCTGGCCCAACGGATTGGCAGTAGACCTAAAGAACGAGCTCATCTACTGGACGGATGGCAAGCACCATTTCATCGATGTGATGAGACTAGATGGAAGCAGTCGGCGAACGATAGTCAACAACCTGAAGTATCCCTTTAGTTTGACCTTCTTCGATGATCGTTTGTACTGGACGGATTGGCAGAGGGGCTCCCTGAATGCCTTGGACCTGCAAACCCGTGAACTTAAGGAGCTAATAGACACGCCCAAGGCACCGAACTCTGTCAGAGCATGGGATCCCTCACTGCAGCCTTATGAGGATAATCCCTGTGCTCACAACAATGGAAATTGCTCACATCTCTGCCTGCTGGCGACAAACTCGCAAGGATTTAGTTGCGCCTGTCCCACCGGAGTCAAGCTAATCTCTGCAAATACCTGTGCCAATGGGTCGCAGGAGATGATGTTCATTGTGCAGAGAACGCAGATTAGTAAGATATCCCTGGATTCACCGGATTACACTATATTCCCGCTGCCTTTGGGGAAGGTTAAGTACGCAATAGCCATAGATTACGATCCGGTCGAGGAGCATATCTATTGGTCCGATGTGGAGACGTACACGATCAAAAGAGCTCATGCCGATGGCACCGGGGTGACCGACTTTGTGACCTCCGAGGTAAGGCATCCCGATGGCTTGGCACTGGATTGGCTGGCGCGCAATCTCTACTGGACGGATACGGTGACGGATCGCATAGAGGTCTGCCGCCTGGATGGTACGGCGAGAAAAGTGCTGATCTATGAGCATTTGGAGGAGCCGAGAGCCATTGCAGTGGCTCCTTCGCTGGGCTGGATGTTCTGGAGCGACTGGAACGAGCGCAAGCCCAAGGTGGAGCGTGCGTCGCTGGATGGATCCGAGCGTGTGGTTCTGGTCTCCGAGAATCTGGGCTGGCCCAATGGCATTGCCTTGGATATAGAGGCCAAGGCCATCTACTGGTGTGATGGCAAGACGGACAAGATCGAGGTGGCCAACATGGATGGGTCTGGCCGACGAGTGGTGATCAGCGACAATTTGAAGCATCTGTTTGGCCTGAGCATCCTGGATGACTACCTATACTGGACAGACTGGCAACGTCGCTCGATAGATCGTGCTCACAAGATAACAGGCAACAATCGGATAGTTGTTGTGGATCAGTATCCGGATCTGATGGGACTAAAGGTGACACGTTTGCGGGAAGTAAGGGGACAGAACGCTTGTGCCGTGCGGAATGGTGGATGCTCGCATCTCTGCCTGAATCGTCCCAGGGATTATGTCTGCCGGTGTGCCATTGATTACGAGCTGGCCAACGACAAGCGAACATGTGTGGTGCCAGCTGCTTTCCTTCTGTTCTCGCGCCAGGAGCACATTGGTCGGATTTCTATCGAGTACAACGAGGGTAACCACAACGACGAGCGGATACCGTTCAAGGATGTGCGGGATGCACATGCCCTGGATGTTTCTGTGGCCGAGCGAAGGATTTACTGGACAGATCAGAAGAGCAAGTGTATTTTCCGCGCCTTTTTGAATGGTTCGTACGTTCAGCGAATTGTGGACTCCGGTCTGATTGGTCCTGATGGCATCGCTGTCGATTGGTTGGCCAATAACATATACTGGTCAGATGCAGAAGCGCGTCGCATTGAAGTTGCTCGCCTAGATGGCAGTAGTCGGCGAGTGCTCCTGTGGAAAGGAGTGGAGGAGCCACGTTCCTTGGTTCTAGAACCGCGACGAGGCTATATGTACTGGACGGAATCACCGACAGATTCGATTCGCAGAGCGGCAATGGACGGATCTGACTTGCAGACCATCGTAGCGGGTGCCAATCATGCCGCCGGACTAACCTTCGACCAGGAGACAAGGCGTCTGTACTGGGCCACCCAATCGCGGCCAGCTAAAATCGAAAGTGCTGATTGGGATGGTAAGAAGCGTCAGATTCTGGTTGGCAGCGATATGGATGAACCGTATGCGGTGTCCTTGTACCAGGACTATGTGTACTGGAGCGACTGGAACACTGGAGACATTGAGCGGGTGCACAAGACAACGGGTCAGAATCGCAGCCTGGTGCACTCGGGCATGACGTACATCACCTCGCTGCTGGTGTTCAACGATAAGCGCCAGACAGGTGTTAATCCGTGCAAGGTGAACAATGGCGGTTGTTCACATCTCTGCTTGGCTCAGCCCGGAAGACGGGGCATGACCTGCGCCTGTCCCACCCACTACCAGTTGGCCAAGGATGGCGTCTCATGTATTCCGCCCAGAAACTACATTATCTTCAGTCAGAGGAACAGCTTTGGGCGATTGCTACCGAACACCACGGATTGCCCAAATATTCCACTGCCCGTCTCTGGCAAGAATATTCGTGCTGTGGACTATGATCCCATCACTCATCATATTTATTGG ATTGAGGGCAGAAGTCACAGCATCAAACGATCTCTTGCCAACGGCACCAAGGTCAGCTTATTGGCTAACTCGGGTCAGCCTTTTGACCTGGCCATCGATATAATTGGGCGCCTGCTCTTTTGGACTTGCTCCCAGTCCAACAGCATCAATGTAACTAG TTTCCTGGGCGAATCCGTTGGCGTCATCGATACGGGAGATTCAGAGAAGCCTCGCAACATTGCAGTGCATGCCATGAAGCGCCTGCTCTTCTGGACAGATGTTGGTAGCCATCAGGCTATAATACGTGCCCGAGTTGATGGCAATGAGCGCGTGGAGCTGGCTTACAAACTGGAGGGAGTAACTGCCTTAGCTTTGGATCAGCAGTCCGATATGATTTACTATGCACATGGCAAGCGGATCGATGCCATTGATATCAACGGAAAAAACAA AAAAACACTTGTTTCTATGCACATTTCGCAAGTGATCAACATCGCTGCCTTGGGTGGATTTGTTTACTGGCTGGATGACAAAACCGGCGTGGAACGTATTACAGTGAATGGCGAAAGACGATCTGCTGAACTGCAGCGACTACCTCAGATCACCGATATCCGGGCCGTTTGGACGCCGGATCCGAAAGTTCTGCGAAACCACACGTGCATGCATAGCCGAACCAAGTGCTCTCACATTTGCATTGCCAGCGGTGAAGGAATCGCTAGAACTCGCGACGTCTGCTCCTGCCCAAAGCATTTAATGCTGCTGGAGGACAAGGAGAACTGTGGCGCTTTTCCCGCCTGTGGCCCAGATCATTTTACGTGCGCGGCTCCCGTATCGGGAATCAGTGACGTGAACAAAGACTGCATCCCAGCCTCGTGGCGTTGTGACGGGCAGAAGGACTGTCCTGACAAGTCGGACGAGGTGGGTTGTCCCACTTGCCGGGCAGATCAGTTCAGCTGCCAGTCTGGCGAGTGCATCGACAAGTCGCTGGTGTGCGATGGCACCACCAATTGTGCCAACGGTCATGATGAAGCCGATTGTTGCAAGCGGCCAGGGGAGTTCCAGTGTCCCATTAACAAG CTCTGCATCTCGGCCGCCTTGCTCTGCGATGGCTGGGAGAACTGCGCCGATGGAGCCGATGAATCCTCGGATATCTGCCTACAGCGTCGCATGGCACCTGCAACCGACAAACGTGCCtttatgattttgattggCGCTACGATGATAACCATATTTTCGATTGTCTATTTGCTGCAGTTCTGCCGCACGCGTATTGGAAAGAGTCGAACGGAGCCCAAGGATGATCAGGCCACTGATCCATTGTCGCCCTCGACGCTGAGTAAATCGCAAAGGGTTTCCAAAATCGCTTCGGTTGCGGATGCAGTACGCATGTCTACGCTGAACTCGCGCAACAGCATGAACTCCTACGATCGCAATCATATCACAGGCGCCTCGAGCTCAACGACGAATGGTAGCAGTATGGTGGCGTATCCAATCAATCCACCACCGTCGCCGGCAACCAGATCGCGTCGTCCGTACAGACACTACAAGATCATCAATCAGcctccaccacccacaccctGCTCAACGGACATTTGTGATGAGTCTGACTCGAATTATACGAGCAAATCGAACAGCAATAACAGTAATGGGGGAGCCACAAAGCATTCTTCCAGTTCGGCGGCCGCCTGCTTGCAATATGGCTACGATAGTGAGCCGtatccgccgccgccgacacCACGCTCCCATTACCACAGCGATGTGCGCATTGTGCCGGAATCCTCCTGCCCGCCATCGCCGTCATCGCGGAGCTCCACGTACTTCTCGCCGCTCCCGCCCCCGCCATCACCAGTACAGTCGCCCAGTCGGGGATTTACGTAA